From the Brassica napus cultivar Da-Ae chromosome A8, Da-Ae, whole genome shotgun sequence genome, one window contains:
- the LOC125577038 gene encoding zinc finger BED domain-containing protein RICESLEEPER 2-like, with amino-acid sequence MDEFIDMNEEDALAEINLEATQLEEQQSETHSGESAQAQRKRRKTSRVWEDFVSVGIENDGKERARCLHCCMKLVTRNEKNVSCGTHHLQRHLETCPKKPPKEAKDAYDHKRDREMVSEVIIYHDLPFRYVEYEKVRQRDKYLNPECQPICRQTAAADVYKTYEVEKEELKKVFARHTARVCFTSDLWTSRPNSMGYICLTAHFIDDGWNLQSKILAFCDLKPPHTGEEIANKILECMMEWGLEKKVFSITLDNANNNDSMQRILNGQLQMMSGYGLLLDGKYLHVRCCAHILNLIVKEGLELAKDLLHNIRESVRYVKASQTRIQAFAACVERVGIPGGSGLSLDVATRWNSTYEMLVRALKFREAFKSLEAFDRHYRWLPSEREWDRGQKISEFLKPFNQITTLFSGSKYPTSSVYFTEVWRIELLLKHFASCDDFDMKQMAKEMQIKFAKYWEDYSIILAMGAILDPRLKLEVLEKAYERVDPSTSSLKTEELRTNLTKLYKEYQARTWGSSSGTSSTPTPHDLVTESPLEDDFDNDLFELERSLGSNVGNTRTHLDVYLDEKRLDRRSFRNLDETSKM; translated from the exons ATGGATGAGTTTATAGACATGAATGAAGAAGATGCTCTCGCTGAGATAAATTTGGAAGCTACACAACTAGAAGAACAGCAAAGTGAAACTCATTCTGGGGAATCAGCTCAAGCTCAACGCAAGAGACGTAAAACATCACGGGTTTGGGAAGATTTTGTATCAGTGGGGATAGAAAATGATGGCAAAGAAAGGGCCAGATGCTTGCATTGTTGTATGAAGTTGGTGACACGTAATGAAAAGAATGTGAGCTGTGGAACTCATCATCTACAACGCCACTTGGAAACTTGTCCAAAGAAGCCTCCAAAGGAAGCTAAGGATGCATATGATCACAAGAGAGATCGTGAGATGGTTAGTGAGGTAATCATTTATCATGATCTTCCGTTCAGATACGTAGAATACGAGAAGGTTAGACAACGAGACAAGTATCTGAATCCAGAGTGTCAGCCTATTTGTAGACAAACGGCTGCAGCAGATGTTTATAAGACGTATGAAGTAGAAAAGGAAGAGCTGAAGAAAGTGTTTGCTAGACATACTGCTCGGGTTTGCTTTACTTCTGATCTTTGGACATCTCGTCCTAATAGCATGGGATATATATGTCTTACTGCCCACTTCATAGATGATGGCTGGAACTTGCAGAGTAAGATTCTTGCTTTCTGCGATTTGAAGCCTCCACACACAGGAGAAGAGATTGCTAACAAGATTCTGGAGTGTATGATGGAATGGGGTTTAGAGAAGAAGGTATTCTCTATTACCTTAGACAATGCTAATAATAACGACAGTATGCAGAGGATCCTCAATGGACAGCTTCAGATGATGAGTGGTTATGGCTTATTGTTGGATGGCAAGTATTTACATGTGAGATGTTGTGCGCACATCCTGAACTTGATCGTGAAAGAAGGCTTAGAATTAGCGAAAGATCTCTTGCACAACATCAGGGAAAGTGTGAGGTATGTGAAAGCATCTCAGACAAGAATTCAAGCCTTTGCGGCATGTGTAGAGCGAGTGGGGATTCCTGGTGGATCTGGTTTATCACTTGACGTTGCTACCAGGTGGAACTCTACTTATGAAATGCTCGTTAGAGCGTTGAAGTTTAGGGAAGCATTTAAAAGCTTGGAGGCTTTTGACAGGCACTACAGATGGCTACCTTCTGAAAGAGAGTGGGATCGTGGGCAAAAAATAAGTGAGTTTCTGAAACCTTTCAATCAAATCACTACTCTCTTTTCAGGGTCAAAGTACCCAACATCTAGTGTGTACTTCACAGAAGTTTGGAGGATTGAGTTATTGCTGAAGCATTTTGCGAGCTGTGATGATTTTGATATGAAGCAGATGGCTAAGGAAATGCAAATTAAATTTGCTAAGTACTGGGAGGATTACAGCATCATTTTGGCTATGGGGGCAATTTTAGATCCGAGGCTGAAGTTGGAAGTTCTTGAGAAAGCTTATGAGAGAGTGGATCCTTCTACTTCTAGTTTAAAAACTGAAGAGCTTAGGACTAATTTGACTAAACTTTATAAAGAGTATCAAGCTAGGACTTGGGGCAGTTCTTCTGGCACTTCATCTACACCAACTCCACATGATCTAGTTACTGAATCACCTCTTGAAGATGATTTTGACAAT GATCTCTTTGAATTGGAAAGAAGCCTTGGGAGTAATGTAGGAAACACAAGAACACATTTAGATGTGTATCTGGATGAGAAGAGGTTAGATAGAAGGTCTTTTCGCAATTTGGATGAAACCTCAAAAATGTAG